The following are encoded together in the Syngnathus typhle isolate RoL2023-S1 ecotype Sweden linkage group LG5, RoL_Styp_1.0, whole genome shotgun sequence genome:
- the rorb gene encoding nuclear receptor ROR-beta produces MRAQIEVIPCKICGDKSSGIHYGVITCEGCKGFFRRSQQNNASYSCPRQRNCLIDRTNRNRCQHCRLQKCLALGMSRDAVKFGRMSKKQRDSLYAEVQKHQARLQEQRQQQTGEAEALARVYSSSLTNGLSTLNHEIGGTYANGHVIDLPKGGHANGAGLPGGYYGMDSTQPSPDQSGLDMSGMKHIKQEPVYDLTPVPNLFSYAGYQDSQLGHNNVSMGELDRIAQNIIKSHLETCQYTSEELQQLAWQTHSYEEVKMYQSKPRDVLWQQCAIQITHAIQYVVEFAKRISGFMELCQNDQILLLKSGCLEVVLVRMCRAFNPLNNTVLFEGKYGGMQMFKALGCDDLVSAVFDFAKSLCSLQLTEEEIALFSAAVLISTDRPWLMEPRKVQKLQEKIYFSLQHIMQKNHMDEDALAKLISRIPTLSALCTLHTEELQAFQQLHPETVNVLFPPLYKELFNPDPNSAMSMPK; encoded by the exons ATGCGAG CTCAAATCGAAGTAATACCGTGCAAAATCTGCGGAGACAAATCATCAGGCATCCACTACGGAGTCATCACATGTGAGGGTTGTAAG GGATTCTTCCGAAGGAGTCAGCAGAACAACGCATCCTACTCCTGCCCCCGCCAGAGGAACTGCCTCATCGACAGAACAAACCGCAACCGATGCCAACACTGCCGCCTTCAAAAGTGTCTAGCCCTAGGAATGTCCAGAGATG CGGTGAAGTTTGGACGCATGTCAAAGAAACAACGTGACAGTCTGTATGCAGAGGTCCAAAAGCATCAGGCCCGACTACAGGAGCAGCGGCAACAGCAGACGGGGGAAGCGGAAGCTTTGGCACGGGTTTACTCATCTAGCCTAACCAATGGACTGTCAACCCTCAACCATGAGATTGGGGGCACTTATGCCAATGGTCACGTCATTGACCTGCCCAAGGGTGGCCACGCTAATGGCGCTGGACTTCCAGGGGGCTACTACGGGATGGATTCCACCCAGCCGTCTCCAGACCAGTCAGGTTTGGACATGTCGGGCATGAAGCACATAAAACAGGAGCCAGTCTACGACTTGACGCCAGTGCCCAACCTGTTCAGCTATGCTGGCTACCAGGACAGTCAACTGGGACACAACAACGTCAGCATGGGAGAACTAG ACCGCATTGCTCAGAATATCATCAAGTCTCATCTGGAGACGTGTCAGTACACCTCAGAGGAGTTGCAACAGTTGGCCTGGCAAACACACTCCTATGAGGAAGTCAAAATGTACCAGAGCAAG CCTCGGGACGTGTTGTGGCAGCAGTGTGCCATTCAGATCACACATGCGATCCAGTACGTGGTAGAGTTTGCCAAGCGCATCTCAGGGTTTATGGAGCTGTGTCAAAATGACCAGATCCTCCTGCTGAAATCAG GTTGTTTAGAGGTCGTCCTGGTGAGGATGTGCAGGGCATTCAACCCTCTCAACAACACCGTGCTTTTTGAGGGGAAATATGGAGGCATGCAGATGTTCAAAGCTCTGG GTTGTGATGACTTAGTGAGCGCAGTGTTTGACTTTGCCAAGAGTTTGTGCTCACTgcagctgacggaggaggagatCGCTCTCTTCTCGGCAGCTGTCCTCATTTCCACAG ATCGGCCATGGTTGATGGAGCCCCGCAAAGTTCAGAAACTCCAGGAGAAGATCTACTTTTCTCTGCAGCACATTATGCAGAAGAACCACATGGACGAAGATGCATTGGCTAAG CTGATCAGTCGTATCCCAACACTGTCTGCTCTGTGTACGCTCCACACGGAGGAGCTTCAAGCTTTCCAGCAGCTTCATCCAGAAACAGTCAACGTTCTCTTCCCGCCACTCTATAAAGAACTGTTCAATCCAGACCCGAACTCTGCCATGTCCATGCCCAAGTGA